A section of the Anaerolineales bacterium genome encodes:
- a CDS encoding DUF1116 domain-containing protein codes for MDIDKANTEVTQRMMDARPIATTMAKAIEVVPGLHDNMLLHAGPPVTWERMAGPMRGAMMGALIFEGKAKDGDDAERMLKSGKIEFSPCHEHMCVGPMAGVISPSMLVYVVENQTHKIKCFSNLNEGRGKVLRMGAYSQEVLDKLRWMESILGPTIRAALEAIGGIDIRAILSKALHMGDDGHNRLDAASVLWTTQLAPYIAKTAKDSATAFEVTKFLGENALSILNPVMAGCKSMTAAGHNVEGSTIVTIMARNGTDFGIQVSGLGDKWFTAQSPMVKALYFPGFKESDACRDIGDSVITETAGIGGFAMATAPALVTFIGGVPKDAINTTLDMYEITYAEHKHFTIPYLDFRGTPTGIDIRKVVEKQITPRVNTGVAHKDPGVGQVGAGVVSAPMSVFEEALVAFADRYGF; via the coding sequence ATGGATATCGACAAGGCCAACACCGAAGTCACCCAGCGCATGATGGACGCCCGGCCGATCGCCACCACCATGGCCAAGGCGATCGAGGTAGTGCCCGGCCTACACGACAACATGCTCCTGCATGCGGGTCCTCCAGTGACCTGGGAGCGCATGGCCGGCCCGATGCGAGGCGCCATGATGGGCGCCCTGATCTTCGAGGGCAAGGCCAAGGACGGCGACGACGCCGAGAGGATGCTCAAGTCAGGCAAGATCGAGTTCTCGCCCTGCCATGAGCATATGTGCGTGGGCCCCATGGCCGGGGTGATCTCACCTTCCATGCTGGTCTATGTTGTTGAGAACCAGACCCACAAGATCAAGTGCTTCTCCAACCTAAATGAAGGCCGTGGCAAAGTCCTGCGCATGGGTGCGTACAGCCAGGAAGTGTTGGATAAACTACGCTGGATGGAATCCATACTGGGTCCAACGATCAGAGCCGCATTGGAAGCAATTGGCGGCATTGATATTCGGGCGATCCTTTCCAAAGCGCTTCACATGGGCGATGACGGACATAACCGCCTGGACGCCGCCTCCGTATTGTGGACAACGCAATTGGCCCCCTACATAGCCAAGACCGCCAAAGACAGCGCCACCGCGTTTGAAGTGACCAAGTTCCTTGGCGAGAATGCCTTGAGCATTCTCAACCCCGTCATGGCTGGCTGCAAATCCATGACCGCCGCCGGTCACAATGTGGAAGGCAGCACGATCGTCACCATCATGGCTCGCAACGGCACCGATTTTGGCATCCAGGTCAGCGGTTTGGGAGACAAATGGTTCACAGCACAATCCCCGATGGTCAAGGCGCTTTACTTCCCGGGCTTTAAGGAATCAGACGCTTGCCGCGATATTGGCGACAGTGTCATCACTGAAACTGCCGGTATCGGTGGTTTTGCCATGGCAACCGCCCCCGCCTTGGTCACCTTCATCGGTGGTGTGCCCAAAGACGCCATCAATACCACCCTCGACATGTACGAAATCACCTATGCCGAACACAAACATTTCACAATCCCATACCTTGATTTCCGCGGCACCCCGACCGGTATTGACATCCGCAAGGTTGTTGAAAAGCAGATCACCCCGCGTGTGAACACGGGCGTGGCTCACAAGGATCCAGGGGTTGGACAGGTCGGCGCGGGTGTTGTTTCAGCCCCAATGAGCGTGTTTGAAGAGGCGCTGGTTGCCTTCGCTGATCGGTACGGGTTCTAG